In one window of Neisseria subflava DNA:
- a CDS encoding TonB-dependent siderophore receptor, producing MTSPLFRFSLLSMALAAGFAHAENEAKDNVVLDTVTVKGDRQGSKIKTNIVTLRQKDESTSTDLRELLKEEPAIDFGGGNGTSQHMTLRGMGQNSVDIKVDNAYSDSQILYHQGRFIIDPALVKIVSVQKGAGSASAGIGATNGAIITKTVDAEDLLKGLDKNWGVRLSSGYASNDGVNYGASVFGKAGNFDGLFSYSRNDEKDYKAGKGYTNQYGANKVLKSGLDKRSYLAKIGATFDDHRIVLSHMQDQHRGERFIREEFGWQAFTRPDGRKADNTPIYRETTQSNTNLEYTGKNLGFVEKLNANAYVLENERYSADDKGNGYAGNVAGPTTTKITTKGANINFDSRLAEKTLLKYGVNYRHQEIKPHAFLNSQYTNTDAALQRLVRGYSLTNPTKTDYGVYVEAIQDIGDVTLTGGLRYDHFEVKTHDGKSVSDGKVNPSLGVIYQPAENLSFSASHNYASRSPRLYDALLTHGRRGIVSIADGTVAERARNTEIGFNYNDGTFAANGSYFWQKISDAIANPQDRHGAAFKETANAGYIKNHGYELGASYRTGGLLAKVGVSHSKPRIYDTHPKNLLSANPEFAVQTGRTWTTSLSYRFQNPNLEIGWRGRYLQKASGSVLVRDKGEVKRKGYGVNDVFANWKPLGKDTLNVNFAVNNVFNKFYYPHSQRGETLPGIGRDVRLGVNYRF from the coding sequence ATGACTTCACCCCTGTTCCGCTTCAGCCTGCTTTCAATGGCACTCGCCGCCGGTTTTGCACACGCAGAAAATGAAGCCAAAGACAATGTTGTACTTGATACCGTTACCGTTAAAGGTGACCGCCAAGGCAGCAAAATCAAAACCAATATCGTCACCCTTCGTCAAAAAGACGAAAGCACATCAACCGATTTGCGCGAATTGTTAAAAGAAGAACCTGCCATCGATTTCGGCGGCGGTAACGGCACATCCCAACACATGACCTTGCGCGGCATGGGTCAGAACTCTGTCGACATCAAGGTGGACAACGCCTATTCCGACAGCCAAATACTGTATCACCAAGGCCGTTTCATCATCGACCCTGCGCTGGTCAAAATCGTCTCCGTACAGAAAGGCGCAGGCTCGGCATCTGCCGGTATCGGCGCGACCAACGGCGCGATTATTACCAAAACCGTCGATGCCGAAGACTTGCTCAAAGGTTTGGATAAAAACTGGGGCGTGCGCCTCAGCAGCGGTTATGCCAGCAATGACGGCGTAAACTACGGTGCCAGCGTGTTCGGAAAAGCCGGCAACTTCGACGGTTTGTTCTCTTACAGCCGCAACGATGAAAAAGATTACAAAGCAGGTAAAGGCTACACCAACCAATACGGTGCAAACAAAGTCTTAAAAAGCGGATTGGACAAACGCAGCTACCTCGCCAAAATTGGTGCAACCTTCGACGACCACCGCATTGTCTTAAGCCATATGCAGGATCAACACCGTGGCGAACGCTTCATCCGAGAAGAATTTGGTTGGCAGGCCTTTACCCGTCCGGACGGCAGGAAAGCTGACAATACACCCATTTACCGCGAAACTACCCAATCCAACACCAACTTAGAGTACACGGGTAAAAACCTGGGCTTTGTCGAAAAACTGAATGCCAACGCCTATGTATTGGAAAACGAGCGCTATTCTGCCGATGACAAAGGTAACGGCTACGCAGGCAATGTGGCAGGCCCGACCACAACCAAAATCACCACCAAAGGTGCAAATATCAACTTCGACAGCCGCCTTGCCGAAAAAACCCTGTTGAAATACGGTGTCAACTACCGCCATCAGGAAATCAAACCCCATGCCTTCCTGAATTCGCAATACACCAACACCGATGCCGCCCTGCAACGTCTGGTACGCGGATACAGCCTGACCAACCCGACCAAAACCGATTACGGCGTGTATGTCGAAGCCATCCAAGATATCGGCGATGTTACCCTGACCGGTGGTCTGCGTTACGACCATTTCGAGGTCAAAACCCATGACGGCAAATCGGTTTCAGACGGCAAAGTCAACCCGAGTCTGGGCGTAATTTACCAACCTGCCGAAAACTTGAGCTTCAGCGCAAGTCACAACTACGCCAGCCGCAGCCCGCGCCTGTACGACGCACTGCTGACCCACGGCCGCCGAGGCATCGTTTCCATTGCAGACGGCACAGTAGCCGAACGCGCGCGCAATACCGAAATCGGCTTCAACTACAACGACGGTACGTTTGCCGCAAACGGCAGCTACTTCTGGCAAAAAATCAGCGACGCCATCGCCAATCCGCAAGACCGCCACGGCGCGGCATTTAAAGAAACTGCCAATGCAGGCTACATCAAAAACCACGGCTACGAACTGGGCGCATCCTACCGCACAGGCGGCCTGCTGGCTAAAGTCGGTGTCAGCCACAGCAAACCGCGCATCTACGACACCCATCCTAAAAACCTGTTAAGCGCAAACCCCGAATTTGCCGTACAAACCGGTCGCACCTGGACAACCTCCCTCTCCTACCGCTTCCAAAATCCGAATTTGGAAATCGGCTGGCGTGGTCGTTACCTCCAAAAAGCCTCCGGCTCTGTGTTGGTACGCGACAAGGGTGAAGTCAAACGCAAAGGCTACGGCGTGAACGATGTATTCGCCAACTGGAAACCTCTGGGCAAAGACACGCTCAATGTCAACTTTGCCGTCAACAACGTGTTTAACAAGTTCTACTATCCGCACAGCCAACGCGGTGAAACCTTACCCGGTATCGGTCGCGATGTCCGCTTGGGTGTGAACTACCGCTTCTAA
- the groL gene encoding chaperonin GroEL (60 kDa chaperone family; promotes refolding of misfolded polypeptides especially under stressful conditions; forms two stacked rings of heptamers to form a barrel-shaped 14mer; ends can be capped by GroES; misfolded proteins enter the barrel where they are refolded when GroES binds): MAAKEVQFGTEVRQKMVSGVNTLANAVRVTLGPKGRNVVVDRAFGGPHITKDGVTVAKEIELKDKFENMGAQMVKEVASKTNDVAGDGTTTATVLAQAIVAEGMKYVTAGMNPTDLKRGIDKAVAALVEELKNIAKPCDTSKEIAQVGSISANSDEQVGAIIAEAMEKVGKEGVITVEDGKSLENELDVVEGMQFDRGYLSPYFINDAEKQIAALDNPFVLLFDKKISNIRDLLPVLEQVAKASRPLLIIAEDVEGEALATLVVNNIRGILKTVAVKAPGFGDRRKAMLQDIAILTGGTVIAEEVGLSLEKATLEDLGQAKRIEIGKENTTIIDGFGDAAQIEARVAEIRQQIETATSDYDKEKLQERVAKLAGGVAVIKVGAATEVEMKEKKDRVEDALHATRAAVEEGVVAGGGVALLRARAALENLHTGNADQDAGVQIVLRAVESPLRQIVANAGGEPSVVVNKVLEGKGNYGYNAGSGEYGDMIEMGVLDPAKVTRSALQHAASIAGLMLTTDCMIAEIPEEKPAMPDMGGMGGMGGMM, encoded by the coding sequence ATGGCAGCAAAAGAAGTTCAATTTGGCACAGAAGTCCGCCAAAAAATGGTCAGCGGCGTGAACACTCTGGCAAACGCCGTCCGCGTAACTTTGGGTCCTAAAGGTCGCAACGTAGTGGTTGACCGCGCATTCGGCGGCCCGCACATCACCAAAGACGGCGTTACCGTCGCTAAAGAAATCGAACTGAAAGACAAATTCGAAAACATGGGCGCGCAAATGGTGAAAGAAGTTGCGTCCAAAACCAACGACGTAGCGGGCGACGGTACCACTACCGCTACCGTATTGGCTCAAGCCATCGTAGCGGAAGGCATGAAATACGTGACCGCCGGCATGAACCCGACCGACCTGAAACGCGGTATCGACAAAGCCGTTGCCGCTTTGGTTGAAGAGCTGAAAAACATCGCCAAACCTTGCGATACTTCCAAAGAAATCGCACAAGTCGGCTCGATTTCCGCCAACTCTGACGAACAAGTCGGCGCGATTATTGCCGAAGCGATGGAAAAAGTCGGCAAAGAAGGCGTGATTACCGTTGAAGACGGCAAATCTTTGGAAAACGAATTGGATGTCGTCGAAGGTATGCAGTTCGACCGCGGCTACCTGTCCCCTTACTTCATCAACGACGCGGAAAAACAAATCGCTGCGCTGGACAATCCGTTTGTATTGCTGTTCGACAAAAAAATCAGCAACATCCGCGACCTGCTGCCTGTTTTGGAACAAGTGGCAAAAGCCAGCCGTCCGCTGTTGATTATTGCTGAAGACGTAGAAGGCGAAGCCTTGGCGACTTTGGTGGTGAACAACATCCGCGGCATCCTGAAAACCGTTGCCGTGAAAGCTCCGGGCTTCGGCGACCGCCGCAAAGCCATGTTGCAAGACATCGCCATTCTGACCGGCGGTACCGTGATTGCCGAAGAAGTCGGCCTGTCTTTGGAAAAAGCCACTTTGGAAGACTTGGGTCAAGCCAAACGCATCGAGATCGGTAAAGAAAACACCACCATCATCGACGGCTTTGGCGACGCAGCCCAAATCGAAGCGCGTGTTGCCGAAATCCGCCAACAAATCGAAACCGCAACCAGCGATTACGACAAAGAAAAACTGCAAGAGCGCGTTGCCAAACTGGCAGGCGGCGTGGCAGTGATCAAAGTCGGTGCCGCTACCGAAGTCGAAATGAAAGAGAAAAAAGACCGCGTGGAAGACGCGCTGCACGCTACCCGCGCAGCCGTTGAAGAAGGCGTGGTTGCCGGCGGCGGCGTAGCCCTGTTGCGCGCCCGTGCCGCTTTGGAAAACCTGCACACCGGCAATGCCGACCAAGACGCAGGCGTACAAATTGTATTGCGCGCCGTTGAGTCTCCGCTGCGCCAAATCGTTGCCAACGCAGGCGGCGAGCCTAGCGTAGTCGTGAACAAAGTGTTGGAAGGCAAAGGCAACTACGGTTACAACGCAGGTTCTGGCGAATACGGTGACATGATCGAAATGGGCGTACTCGACCCCGCCAAAGTAACCCGTTCCGCGCTGCAACACGCCGCATCTATCGCCGGCCTGATGCTGACTACCGACTGCATGATTGCCGAAATCCCTGAAGAAAAACCGGCTATGCCTGACATGGGCGGCATGGGTGGTATGGGCGGCATGATGTAA
- a CDS encoding glutathione S-transferase family protein has translation MKKITFYTNPYSRGKGIRWLLEECGADYEVVPVPFGENGTKSADYLAVNPMGKLPAVKYGDAVITEVAALITFLAELFPEKNLIPAAGTAERGEFYRWLIFALHAEYAFMDKRFGIPETPERKYSIGYGSFDEVVATLTKFLRGKEYALGNRFTALDLYLSSLIAWGIMRGQVLPADGELAAYMKRHMARPAFAKAQALDAELAKQMGLE, from the coding sequence ATGAAAAAAATCACGTTTTATACCAATCCCTATTCACGCGGTAAAGGTATCCGCTGGCTGCTGGAAGAATGCGGTGCGGATTATGAAGTCGTCCCCGTGCCTTTCGGCGAAAACGGCACCAAATCCGCCGACTATCTCGCCGTCAATCCCATGGGCAAACTGCCTGCGGTGAAATACGGCGATGCAGTGATTACCGAAGTTGCCGCGCTGATAACTTTTCTGGCGGAACTCTTCCCGGAGAAAAACCTGATTCCCGCCGCCGGCACCGCAGAACGCGGCGAGTTTTACCGCTGGCTGATATTTGCCCTGCACGCCGAATACGCCTTTATGGATAAACGGTTCGGCATTCCCGAAACACCGGAACGCAAATACAGCATCGGCTACGGCAGCTTTGACGAAGTCGTCGCCACGCTGACCAAGTTCCTGCGCGGCAAAGAATACGCTTTGGGCAACCGTTTCACTGCGCTGGACCTGTATTTGAGCAGCCTGATTGCGTGGGGCATTATGCGGGGGCAAGTGCTGCCCGCAGATGGGGAACTCGCGGCCTACATGAAACGCCACATGGCACGTCCCGCCTTTGCCAAAGCGCAGGCGTTGGATGCGGAACTCGCGAAACAGATGGGCTTGGAATAA
- the queA gene encoding tRNA preQ1(34) S-adenosylmethionine ribosyltransferase-isomerase QueA: protein MDISDFDFELPEKLIAQHPPEVRGSSRLLVALPTLPIEDKHFGDLPDYVAPGDVLVFNNTKVMKARLFGQKASGGKIEALIERVLDAHTALAHIRSSKSPKPGTKLIFEGDIHAVMMERAEELFCLKFEGGQTVYELLEQNGHLPLPPYIERAADDEDDSRYQTVYAKYQGAVAAPTAGLHFTDELLGRLKAKGVETAEVTLHVGAGTFQPVRVDKIEEHKMHSEWFDVPAETVAAVEAAKARGNKVWAVGTTSMRALESAARETGRLKAGRGDTDIFITPGYRFNVADRLITNFHLPKSTLLMLVSAFSGMEHIRNVYRHAVEQEYRFFSYGDAMILGKAE, encoded by the coding sequence ATGGATATTTCCGATTTTGATTTTGAATTGCCCGAAAAACTGATTGCCCAGCATCCTCCGGAAGTGCGCGGCAGCAGCAGGCTTTTGGTTGCCTTGCCTACATTGCCGATTGAAGACAAACATTTCGGCGATTTACCCGATTATGTCGCACCGGGCGATGTGCTGGTGTTTAACAATACCAAAGTGATGAAGGCGCGCCTGTTCGGCCAAAAAGCCAGCGGCGGCAAAATCGAAGCCCTGATTGAGCGGGTATTGGACGCGCATACCGCATTGGCTCATATCCGTTCGTCCAAATCGCCGAAACCGGGTACGAAATTGATTTTTGAAGGCGATATCCACGCCGTCATGATGGAGCGTGCGGAAGAATTGTTTTGCCTGAAATTTGAAGGCGGGCAAACCGTTTATGAACTTTTGGAGCAAAACGGCCATCTGCCCTTGCCGCCTTATATCGAACGCGCGGCCGATGATGAAGACGACAGCCGCTATCAGACCGTGTACGCCAAATATCAAGGCGCAGTAGCCGCGCCGACGGCGGGTTTGCACTTTACCGATGAGTTATTGGGCCGTCTGAAAGCCAAAGGCGTAGAAACCGCAGAAGTGACCCTGCACGTTGGTGCCGGCACATTCCAACCCGTGCGCGTCGATAAAATTGAAGAGCACAAAATGCACAGCGAGTGGTTTGACGTACCTGCAGAAACCGTTGCCGCCGTCGAAGCCGCCAAAGCGCGTGGCAATAAAGTGTGGGCAGTGGGCACAACCTCCATGCGCGCCTTAGAATCCGCCGCACGCGAAACAGGCCGTCTGAAAGCCGGTCGCGGCGATACCGATATTTTCATTACGCCGGGCTACCGCTTCAATGTTGCCGACCGATTGATTACCAACTTCCACCTGCCCAAATCAACCTTGCTGATGCTCGTCAGCGCGTTTTCGGGCATGGAGCATATCCGCAACGTTTACCGCCATGCGGTGGAGCAGGAATACCGCTTTTTCAGCTATGGCGATGCGATGATTTTGGGGAAAGCGGAATAA
- the groES gene encoding co-chaperone GroES, translated as MTIRPLHDRVVVKRLEAEEKTASGIVLPGAAAEKPDMGEVIAVGAGKIGKDGERRPLDVKVGDKIIFGKYSGQTVKADGEELLVMREEDIFGIVE; from the coding sequence ATGACCATCCGTCCTTTACACGACCGCGTCGTCGTCAAACGCTTGGAAGCTGAAGAGAAAACCGCATCAGGCATCGTCTTGCCGGGCGCAGCCGCTGAAAAACCCGACATGGGCGAAGTAATCGCCGTGGGCGCAGGTAAAATCGGTAAAGACGGCGAACGCCGTCCGCTGGATGTCAAAGTCGGCGACAAAATCATCTTCGGCAAATACAGCGGTCAAACTGTAAAAGCCGACGGCGAAGAGCTGTTGGTAATGCGCGAAGAAGACATCTTCGGCATCGTGGAGTAA
- the accB gene encoding acetyl-CoA carboxylase biotin carboxyl carrier protein translates to MDLRKLKKLIDLVEESGIAEIEVTEGEEKVRITRTTAAAAPVYAAPAPVAAAPVAAPAVAPAAAAPAATPAARDLSNAQKSPMVGTFYRAPGPNAAAFVEVGKQVKVGDTLCIIEAMKLMNEIEAEKSGVVKEILVENGTPVEYGEPLFIIE, encoded by the coding sequence ATGGATTTGCGTAAATTGAAAAAACTGATTGATTTGGTCGAAGAATCAGGCATTGCAGAAATTGAAGTTACCGAAGGCGAAGAAAAAGTCCGCATTACGCGTACCACTGCCGCCGCAGCTCCTGTTTATGCTGCTCCGGCACCTGTCGCAGCCGCTCCGGTTGCCGCCCCTGCCGTTGCTCCGGCCGCAGCCGCTCCAGCCGCCACCCCTGCCGCTCGCGATTTGTCCAACGCACAAAAATCGCCTATGGTCGGTACATTTTACCGCGCTCCCGGCCCGAACGCCGCTGCTTTCGTTGAAGTAGGTAAACAAGTAAAAGTCGGCGATACTTTGTGCATCATCGAAGCCATGAAGCTGATGAATGAAATCGAAGCCGAGAAATCCGGTGTCGTTAAAGAAATTCTGGTTGAAAACGGTACTCCGGTCGAATACGGCGAGCCGCTCTTCATCATTGAATAA
- the accC gene encoding acetyl-CoA carboxylase biotin carboxylase subunit produces MLKKVLIANRGEIALRVLRACREMGIATVAVHSEADKDSLHVKLADESVCIGPAASAQSYLNIPAIIAAAEVTEADGIHPGYGFLAENANFAEQVEQSGFVFIGPKADTIRLMGDKVSAKHAMIEAGVPCVPGSEGALPDDGEEILKIADKVGYPVIIKASGGGGGRGMRVVEKKEDLLQSVEMTKAEAGAAFGNPMVYMERYLQRPRHVEIQVIADEHGNAIYLAERDCSMQRRHQKVIEEAPAPFITEEERAKIGKACADACKRIGYRGAGTFEFLYEDGEFFFIEMNTRVQVEHPVTELITGVDIVQEQLRIASGLPLQYKQEDIQVEGHAFECRINAEDPYNFIPSPGLIESCHLPGGFGIRVDSHIYQGYRIPPYYDSLIGKICVIGKDRDQAMAKMRVALAELAITGIKTNTPLHRDLFSDPGFQKGGVSIHYLEHWLEERKAKLDK; encoded by the coding sequence ATGCTGAAAAAAGTATTGATCGCCAACCGGGGCGAAATCGCCCTGCGCGTCCTGCGTGCCTGCCGTGAAATGGGCATCGCCACCGTCGCCGTCCATTCCGAAGCCGACAAAGACAGCCTGCACGTCAAACTCGCCGACGAATCCGTGTGCATCGGCCCTGCCGCATCCGCACAAAGCTACCTCAACATCCCGGCCATCATTGCTGCCGCCGAAGTCACCGAAGCCGACGGCATCCACCCAGGCTACGGCTTCCTCGCCGAAAACGCCAATTTTGCCGAGCAAGTCGAACAATCCGGCTTTGTCTTCATCGGCCCTAAAGCCGACACCATCCGTCTGATGGGCGACAAAGTATCCGCCAAACACGCCATGATCGAAGCCGGCGTGCCTTGCGTTCCCGGATCTGAAGGCGCATTGCCAGACGACGGTGAAGAAATCCTGAAAATTGCCGATAAAGTCGGTTATCCCGTCATTATCAAAGCCTCCGGCGGCGGCGGCGGTCGCGGTATGCGCGTCGTCGAGAAAAAAGAAGACCTCCTCCAGTCTGTCGAAATGACCAAAGCCGAAGCAGGCGCGGCATTCGGCAACCCGATGGTTTATATGGAGCGCTATCTGCAGCGTCCGCGCCACGTCGAAATCCAAGTGATTGCCGACGAACACGGCAACGCCATCTACCTCGCCGAGCGCGACTGCTCCATGCAGCGCCGCCACCAAAAAGTCATCGAAGAAGCTCCTGCTCCGTTCATCACTGAAGAAGAACGCGCCAAAATCGGCAAAGCCTGTGCCGACGCTTGCAAACGCATCGGCTATCGCGGCGCAGGTACGTTTGAATTCCTGTACGAAGACGGCGAATTCTTCTTTATCGAGATGAACACACGCGTTCAGGTTGAGCATCCGGTTACCGAGCTCATCACCGGCGTGGACATCGTCCAAGAGCAATTACGCATTGCATCCGGCCTGCCTTTGCAATACAAACAGGAAGACATTCAAGTCGAAGGCCACGCGTTTGAGTGCCGTATCAATGCCGAAGACCCGTACAACTTCATTCCAAGCCCGGGCCTGATTGAAAGCTGCCACCTGCCCGGCGGCTTCGGCATCCGCGTCGACAGCCACATCTACCAAGGCTACCGCATCCCTCCTTACTACGACAGCCTGATCGGCAAAATCTGCGTTATCGGTAAAGACCGCGACCAAGCCATGGCAAAAATGCGCGTAGCCCTTGCCGAGCTGGCAATTACCGGCATCAAAACCAATACACCGCTGCATCGCGACTTGTTCAGTGACCCAGGCTTCCAAAAAGGTGGCGTCAGCATCCACTACTTGGAACATTGGTTGGAAGAACGCAAAGCCAAACTGGATAAATAA
- a CDS encoding GFA family protein produces the protein MHAQCLCGAVTLEVPETHELHACHCGKCRTWNGGASFTLTAQSPKISGSEHIGRYSSSEWAQRCFCKECGTHLFVQVGNDYYINAGLFADNAAFRTASQIFIDCKAPYYDLANDTPKLTEAEFLAMVGAAQ, from the coding sequence ATGCACGCACAATGTTTATGCGGCGCAGTAACGCTGGAAGTACCCGAAACGCACGAACTGCACGCCTGCCACTGCGGCAAATGCCGTACTTGGAACGGCGGCGCATCGTTCACGCTGACGGCGCAGTCGCCCAAAATTTCAGGCAGCGAACACATCGGACGTTACTCATCGTCCGAATGGGCGCAACGCTGCTTCTGCAAAGAATGCGGCACACACCTGTTCGTGCAGGTCGGCAACGATTACTACATCAACGCCGGTCTGTTTGCCGACAATGCAGCCTTCCGCACCGCATCGCAAATCTTCATCGACTGCAAAGCCCCGTATTACGATTTGGCAAACGACACGCCCAAGCTGACTGAAGCCGAATTTTTGGCGATGGTGGGCGCAGCGCAATAA
- a CDS encoding YqaE/Pmp3 family membrane protein: MRLILAIFLPWLQFFTIGRPIAGIICLILQCTLIGWIPAAMWSVYALSQYKTDQKIRNALGGR; this comes from the coding sequence ATGCGTCTGATTTTGGCTATTTTCTTGCCATGGTTGCAGTTTTTCACCATTGGCCGTCCGATTGCAGGCATCATCTGTCTGATTCTGCAATGTACGCTGATCGGCTGGATACCGGCAGCCATGTGGTCGGTTTACGCCTTGAGCCAATACAAAACCGACCAAAAAATCCGCAACGCATTAGGCGGCCGCTGA
- the katA gene encoding catalase KatA, with translation MTTSKCPVTHLTMNNGAPVADNQNSLTAGPRGPLLAQDLWLNEKLADFVREVIPERRMHAKGSGAFGTFTVTHDITKYTRAKIFSEVGKQTEMFARFTTVAGERGAADAERDIRGFALKFYTEEGNWDMVGNNTPVFFLRDPRKFPDLNKAVKRDPRTNMRSATNNWDFWTLLPEALHQVTIVMSDRGIPASYRHMHGFGSHTYSFWNEAGERFWVKFHFRSQQGIKNLTNEEAAKIIGDDRESHQRDLYEAIERGEFPKWTMYIQVMPEADAEKVPYHPFDLTKVWPKKDYPLIEVGEFELNRNPENFFADVEQSAFAPSNLVPGIGASPDKMLQARLFNYADAQRYRLGVNFRQIPVNRPRCPVHSNQRDGQGRADGNYGSLPHYEPNSFGQWQQQPDFAEPPLKINGDAAHWDYRQDDDDYFSQPRALFNLMSDAQKQALFDNTAAAMDDAPDFIKYRHIRNCHRCDPAYGEGVAKALGLTIEDAQAARATDPALGQPGLL, from the coding sequence ATGACTACCTCTAAATGCCCTGTTACCCATCTGACCATGAACAACGGCGCGCCCGTTGCCGACAACCAAAACAGCCTGACCGCCGGCCCGCGCGGTCCGTTGCTGGCGCAAGATTTATGGCTGAATGAAAAACTTGCCGACTTCGTGCGCGAAGTCATCCCCGAACGCCGTATGCACGCCAAAGGTTCGGGCGCATTCGGTACGTTTACCGTAACACACGACATTACAAAATATACCCGTGCCAAAATCTTCAGCGAAGTCGGCAAGCAAACCGAGATGTTCGCCCGTTTTACCACCGTGGCGGGCGAGCGCGGCGCAGCCGATGCGGAACGCGACATCCGCGGCTTTGCGTTGAAGTTCTATACCGAAGAAGGCAACTGGGACATGGTCGGCAACAATACGCCCGTATTCTTCCTGCGCGACCCGCGCAAATTCCCCGACCTGAACAAGGCCGTCAAACGCGACCCGCGCACCAATATGCGTTCCGCCACGAATAACTGGGACTTCTGGACGCTGCTGCCCGAAGCCCTGCACCAAGTCACCATCGTCATGAGCGACCGCGGCATCCCCGCCAGCTACCGCCATATGCACGGCTTCGGTTCGCATACTTACAGCTTCTGGAATGAAGCGGGCGAGCGTTTCTGGGTAAAATTCCATTTCCGCAGCCAGCAAGGCATTAAAAACCTGACCAACGAAGAAGCCGCGAAAATCATCGGAGACGACCGCGAAAGCCACCAGCGCGACCTGTACGAAGCCATCGAACGCGGCGAGTTTCCGAAATGGACGATGTACATCCAAGTCATGCCTGAAGCCGATGCGGAAAAAGTGCCGTATCATCCTTTCGATTTGACCAAAGTTTGGCCGAAAAAAGACTATCCGCTGATTGAAGTGGGCGAATTCGAGTTGAACCGCAATCCCGAAAACTTCTTCGCCGATGTGGAACAATCCGCTTTCGCACCGAGCAACCTGGTTCCCGGTATCGGCGCCAGCCCCGACAAAATGCTGCAAGCCCGTTTGTTCAATTACGCCGACGCGCAACGCTACCGCCTGGGCGTGAACTTCCGCCAAATCCCCGTCAACCGCCCGCGTTGCCCCGTCCACAGCAACCAGCGCGACGGACAAGGCCGTGCCGACGGCAACTACGGCAGCCTGCCGCACTACGAACCCAACAGCTTCGGCCAATGGCAGCAACAGCCCGACTTCGCCGAACCGCCTTTGAAAATCAACGGCGACGCGGCGCACTGGGACTACCGTCAAGACGATGACGACTACTTCAGCCAACCGCGCGCCTTGTTCAACCTGATGAGCGACGCGCAGAAACAGGCTTTGTTCGACAACACCGCCGCCGCAATGGACGACGCGCCCGACTTCATCAAATACCGCCACATCCGCAACTGCCACCGTTGCGACCCCGCCTACGGCGAAGGCGTGGCGAAAGCCTTGGGGCTGACCATTGAAGACGCGCAAGCCGCCCGCGCGACCGACCCGGCATTGGGTCAACCTGGTTTACTGTAA